A section of the Alkalicoccobacillus plakortidis genome encodes:
- a CDS encoding oligosaccharide flippase family protein: MNPFFRGALLLSTAALAGESLEFLINVVLANELGEHNFGLYMAILPTLVFVVVLSSLELQVSVSKMVAERENSEHISLLKAALKLAIIVATTCLTAAFFILPNLPVLDHYHPLVKWMLILLIPIVTFSSVARGYFVGAQHTKKIAVINLLKRGAQLTILYGVFKVFQFQSQTAIFVALGTVVLSEILVLFYMGTAFVIQINRLRKNEQKPIENKEIYQSLLAVSLPTTGLRVFHAITFAVKPFLITTALSKAGLMEGMALIQYGKLAGVAFTIGFFPAFIAHSLLTVMVPLVSSGYSKGDFHSLAKLLRQAMGVTFAYSLPVVMIFYFLAEPMTDLFFEHSPASGYLTLLVPYFLFHYFAIPMQAYLIGIGLVREAFMHSVWSTGVSFLLMFTLGSLPSLQMDGIIIGMNVGAVLLTLMHYLTITEKLGLTLVLTHSSKSRFK, translated from the coding sequence ATGAACCCTTTTTTTCGTGGGGCGTTGTTGTTAAGTACAGCAGCTCTAGCAGGAGAATCATTGGAGTTTCTTATAAATGTAGTCCTGGCTAATGAGCTAGGCGAGCATAATTTCGGATTATATATGGCTATTTTGCCTACCTTAGTATTTGTCGTTGTGCTATCTAGTCTTGAACTGCAGGTCTCTGTATCAAAAATGGTTGCAGAGCGTGAGAACTCTGAGCATATTAGTCTCTTAAAAGCAGCATTAAAGCTTGCTATTATTGTGGCTACAACATGCTTAACGGCTGCCTTTTTTATCTTGCCGAATTTACCAGTACTAGATCATTATCATCCCCTTGTAAAATGGATGCTTATTCTTTTGATTCCTATTGTCACCTTTTCTTCAGTGGCACGAGGTTATTTTGTAGGAGCACAGCATACCAAAAAAATTGCTGTAATCAATTTATTAAAACGAGGAGCTCAGCTGACGATTCTTTATGGGGTATTTAAAGTGTTTCAGTTTCAGAGTCAAACCGCTATATTTGTTGCATTAGGCACGGTGGTATTAAGTGAGATCCTTGTTCTGTTTTATATGGGTACAGCTTTTGTGATACAAATAAATCGTCTTAGGAAAAATGAACAAAAACCGATCGAAAATAAAGAAATTTATCAATCTCTTTTGGCTGTCTCTTTGCCAACTACAGGGCTACGAGTTTTCCATGCGATCACGTTTGCGGTTAAACCATTTCTCATCACAACCGCACTTTCAAAGGCTGGGCTGATGGAGGGTATGGCACTTATTCAATATGGTAAGCTTGCTGGAGTTGCCTTTACGATTGGTTTTTTTCCCGCATTTATTGCGCACTCACTACTTACAGTCATGGTGCCACTTGTTTCTTCTGGTTATTCAAAGGGCGACTTTCACTCTCTAGCAAAGCTGCTAAGGCAGGCGATGGGTGTAACATTTGCCTACAGCCTACCTGTTGTCATGATCTTTTATTTTCTAGCTGAACCGATGACGGATTTGTTTTTTGAGCATTCTCCTGCATCGGGATATCTTACTTTGCTAGTACCTTATTTTCTCTTTCATTATTTTGCGATTCCAATGCAGGCATATCTAATTGGGATTGGATTAGTGCGCGAAGCCTTTATGCATTCTGTTTGGTCAACTGGTGTCTCGTTTTTACTGATGTTTACATTAGGTTCTTTGCCCTCACTTCAAATGGATGGCATCATTATCGGGATGAATGTAGGAGCCGTATTGCTTACGCTTATGCATTATCTAACAATTACAGAAAAGCTAGGACTAACATTAGTGTTAACTCATTCCTCAAAAAGTCGGTTTAAATAA